One Nitrospirota bacterium genomic window carries:
- a CDS encoding acyl carrier protein — protein MPGIETISEEVCCFLRKNIIAEGVSFDENSSLSSLGIDSFSIIEILLFIERRYNIVVPESDLTPDNLRSVASLTRCIHSKSLGD, from the coding sequence ATGCCAGGTATTGAAACCATTTCTGAGGAAGTCTGCTGCTTCCTGCGTAAGAATATTATTGCTGAAGGTGTTTCTTTCGATGAGAACAGCTCCCTGAGTTCGCTGGGGATAGACTCTTTCTCAATAATAGAGATACTTTTGTTCATCGAGCGGCGCTATAATATTGTTGTACCGGAGAGCGATCTGACCCCTGATAACCTGAGGTCAGTGGCTTCACTGACACGCTGTATACACAGCAAATCCCTGGGAGATTAA
- a CDS encoding MMPL family transporter → MPDNFRTRFFLSIFRHKALVLSGFVIATGLFIFVAAGMNLKEDIMDLLPSHDPVVKKYKTVLTSFHSFDYMLIDVGPEVEGSVPPRDELVRAADTLVEKMSASSYFNDIQYRLVADDMMSSFGVLKLHRASLFTEEDKRALEERLRTESIRETFRGWKRLLTESPAPFLADSFNNDPLAIDTILLKKLDDFKSMGGEVKMDDGRIFSKDMKHIFIIAQPVYPGTDSRHARELIDFMDRTILETKTVSPGLINIAYMGSHRFGLDNADMIKRDIRMTLSLSAGSIAILALLAFRRPFVMSLLTMLPAFFGGVFASCMIMLVYPGVSAIAIGCGAMLLGIAVDFGIHFLYHADQVSAGDTSRSDIIHILDKLTKPLMLTGATTLIAFLTLELSVLPGYRQLGLFAVFGIAGAFIFALIALPLLIPRAKSTLRHPVINLTVIYPMFFRWVKGHRKVLIIIVAALSITSAVGIYRLEFEGDIQKLNAVYPDTKKDWDTVIGSFGGMLDSTSVVVKGKDLEEALQRNEMLYSRLRDMREQGKVQGSNSIAPLFPSRSRQEENRQRWKDFWSRERLDRVMNEVEKISMELRIRPESVREELSRLPGPMPPLELEGFNSGILRTVAANQISFNADGVMIMTNLQSINVSEYANIASVIEDSVPGAIMTNGRHFVQHIVGLIHREMMRLGGVTLFFVAAAMVFYSRRLSSFVSLMLPLFLSLFWTFGIMGWLGIKINIMNAMIVIFIFGIVDDYSVFLHEAWNHSASGNDTHLSHTSGAITLSAITTFLGLGSLVFARHPALHSIGATAILGITFGLASVFLTVPLRGHKTGHVDFTRL, encoded by the coding sequence TTGCCGGACAATTTCAGGACGAGATTCTTCCTCAGCATATTCAGGCATAAAGCACTTGTGCTTTCCGGTTTTGTTATAGCGACAGGTTTGTTTATTTTCGTCGCAGCCGGGATGAACCTGAAGGAGGATATCATGGACCTCCTGCCAAGCCATGACCCTGTGGTGAAAAAATACAAGACAGTCCTTACCAGCTTTCACAGCTTCGATTACATGCTCATTGATGTGGGACCGGAAGTTGAGGGCAGTGTACCACCCAGGGATGAGCTGGTCAGGGCCGCTGACACGCTTGTGGAAAAGATGTCGGCTTCAAGCTATTTCAATGATATCCAATACAGATTAGTTGCAGACGACATGATGTCTTCTTTCGGTGTACTTAAGTTGCACAGGGCCAGTCTGTTTACAGAAGAAGACAAAAGAGCGCTGGAGGAGAGGCTCAGGACAGAGTCTATCCGGGAAACGTTCCGGGGTTGGAAAAGACTCCTTACAGAATCCCCTGCGCCCTTTCTTGCCGATTCGTTCAATAACGATCCTCTTGCAATAGACACCATCCTTCTGAAAAAGCTGGATGACTTCAAGTCCATGGGTGGAGAGGTTAAAATGGATGATGGGAGGATCTTCAGCAAGGACATGAAGCACATCTTTATCATTGCCCAGCCGGTTTACCCGGGGACTGACAGCAGACATGCCAGGGAATTGATAGACTTTATGGACAGGACAATACTGGAGACTAAAACGGTCTCTCCAGGTTTGATAAATATTGCCTACATGGGAAGTCACAGGTTTGGACTTGACAATGCGGACATGATCAAGAGAGACATCAGGATGACATTGTCTCTATCTGCTGGTTCCATTGCCATACTGGCGCTTCTTGCCTTCCGCCGTCCGTTTGTAATGTCGCTGCTGACCATGCTTCCGGCCTTTTTCGGAGGGGTATTCGCATCGTGCATGATTATGCTGGTATATCCGGGCGTTTCTGCCATAGCCATTGGCTGCGGGGCAATGCTGCTGGGAATTGCAGTCGATTTCGGGATACATTTCCTTTACCATGCAGATCAGGTATCTGCAGGAGACACCAGCCGGTCTGACATAATTCATATCCTGGACAAGTTGACTAAACCGCTTATGCTTACTGGTGCAACGACCCTGATAGCATTTTTGACACTGGAACTTTCGGTACTCCCGGGTTACCGGCAGCTTGGTCTGTTTGCTGTATTCGGAATAGCAGGGGCATTTATATTTGCACTTATCGCCCTGCCTCTTCTGATACCCAGGGCAAAATCTACGTTGAGACACCCAGTGATCAACCTGACAGTCATTTATCCAATGTTTTTCAGATGGGTAAAGGGGCATAGAAAGGTGTTGATTATAATTGTAGCGGCCCTTTCTATTACGTCTGCTGTCGGTATTTATCGTCTGGAGTTTGAAGGAGATATTCAGAAGCTGAATGCGGTCTATCCCGACACAAAAAAGGACTGGGACACTGTCATAGGGTCATTCGGAGGCATGCTCGACTCCACATCGGTAGTTGTAAAAGGAAAAGACCTTGAAGAGGCCCTTCAGCGCAACGAGATGCTTTACTCGCGGCTTCGTGATATGCGCGAACAGGGCAAGGTGCAGGGAAGTAACTCCATTGCGCCACTTTTCCCAAGCAGGTCCAGACAGGAGGAAAACAGGCAGAGATGGAAGGATTTCTGGAGCAGGGAGAGGCTTGACCGGGTTATGAACGAAGTCGAGAAAATCAGCATGGAACTCAGGATCCGGCCTGAGAGTGTCAGGGAAGAATTGTCAAGGCTTCCCGGGCCAATGCCGCCTCTGGAGCTTGAAGGTTTTAATTCAGGGATACTAAGGACAGTTGCCGCAAACCAGATTTCCTTTAACGCAGACGGTGTCATGATAATGACTAACCTTCAAAGTATTAATGTTAGTGAATACGCAAACATTGCATCCGTGATCGAGGATTCTGTACCCGGTGCCATAATGACAAACGGGAGGCATTTCGTCCAGCACATAGTCGGCCTGATCCACAGGGAGATGATGAGGCTCGGTGGTGTAACCCTCTTTTTTGTAGCAGCAGCCATGGTCTTTTATTCGAGGAGGCTCAGTTCATTCGTCAGTCTCATGCTTCCTTTATTCCTGAGTCTCTTCTGGACATTCGGAATTATGGGATGGCTTGGAATTAAGATCAACATTATGAATGCCATGATAGTAATCTTTATCTTCGGAATAGTTGACGACTACTCAGTTTTTTTACATGAGGCGTGGAACCATTCAGCTTCTGGAAACGATACTCACCTTTCCCACACAAGCGGCGCTATTACGTTGTCTGCGATCACGACTTTCCTGGGATTAGGCTCACTTGTATTTGCCAGACATCCGGCCCTGCATAGTATAGGCGCTACTGCCATTCTTGGTATAACCTTCGGGCTTGCATCGGTCTTCCTGACTGTACCCTTACGGGGACATAAAACGGGTCATGTTGATTTTACGCGGCTTTGA